A genomic region of Myxococcales bacterium contains the following coding sequences:
- a CDS encoding 50S ribosomal protein L11 methyltransferase, which yields MNEGKAGSFLYVLKIEAPAYLADAIAAHLFDFGLRGLEEQPSGDRLCLLTYGEDRRQIEQYASLAERFVAGVREFDPAAAAVTIRIDERPNDEWATSWMQHFRQTAITPRLVVQPSWDDTPAPPGARRLIIEPKMAFGFGTHATTQLAARSIERACLERPACRVLDVGTGTGILALVALLHGACYAVGTDIDEVAVQSARENAELNGLADRCEFTGKPLAAIGGPYDLVIANITAPALIELAADLTRLTDPQGQLALTGVLAEFKRDVLAVYDELGMQLRFEEEQDEWCLLELIRA from the coding sequence ATGAACGAGGGAAAAGCCGGCAGCTTCCTCTACGTGCTGAAAATCGAGGCGCCCGCCTATCTGGCCGACGCCATCGCCGCCCATCTGTTCGACTTCGGGCTGCGCGGCCTCGAGGAACAGCCTTCCGGCGATCGCCTCTGCCTGCTGACCTACGGCGAGGACCGCCGCCAGATCGAACAGTACGCCTCGCTGGCCGAACGCTTCGTCGCGGGCGTGCGCGAATTCGACCCCGCCGCCGCGGCGGTGACGATCCGGATCGACGAACGGCCCAACGACGAGTGGGCCACTTCCTGGATGCAGCATTTCCGGCAAACGGCCATTACCCCACGCCTGGTCGTGCAACCCTCCTGGGACGACACGCCCGCGCCGCCGGGCGCCCGGCGGTTGATCATCGAACCGAAAATGGCCTTCGGATTCGGCACTCACGCCACGACGCAACTGGCGGCCCGCAGCATCGAACGCGCCTGCCTGGAGCGGCCCGCCTGCCGCGTGCTGGACGTCGGCACCGGCACGGGCATCCTCGCCCTGGTCGCGCTGCTGCACGGCGCCTGTTACGCCGTCGGCACCGACATCGACGAGGTGGCCGTCCAGTCCGCGCGCGAAAACGCCGAACTCAACGGCCTGGCCGACCGCTGCGAATTCACCGGCAAGCCGCTTGCCGCCATCGGCGGCCCGTACGATCTGGTCATCGCCAACATCACCGCGCCGGCCCTGATCGAACTGGCCGCCGACCTGACGCGGCTGACCGATCCGCAAGGGCAACTGGCGCTGACGGGCGTGCTGGCCGAGTTCAAGCGCGACGTCCTGGCGGTCTACGACGAACTGGGGATGCAACTTCGTTTCGAGGAAGAACAAGACGAATGGTGCCTGCTGGAACTGATCCGCGCCTGA
- the infA gene encoding translation initiation factor IF-1: MADDSYTLQAKVVEALPNAMFRVFLEEQNKEVIVRTAGKLRKPRLRILLGDRVDVAFSPYDADLANGRIINRLE; this comes from the coding sequence ATGGCTGATGACAGTTATACCTTGCAAGCCAAGGTCGTCGAGGCTTTGCCCAACGCCATGTTTCGCGTCTTCCTCGAAGAACAAAACAAGGAAGTCATCGTGCGGACCGCCGGGAAATTGCGCAAACCGCGCCTGCGGATTCTGCTGGGCGACCGAGTGGATGTCGCCTTTTCGCCCTATGACGCCGACCTCGCCAACGGCCGCATCATCAACCGGCTGGAATAA
- the ftsY gene encoding signal recognition particle-docking protein FtsY: MLIGLWIVIRLVRHRRAAAPEAVAAAEKAVVAEPEEIEESEEPELSDAEIEAELLAEEEAPGEAAVEEVAAEPEREPQPVAGPKKAESIEDVADAVEEELEIVLDSDGEIEAIDAFESAGAAAEEIEEIEVVPVPAKRKKGVEEEPEPKLSLFARLRRGLSKTAGGLVGRIDKLISGRKIDADFFAELEEILFTADLGPMTAEKLLTALETRAREEKIQDAAAIRDILKDEIRKILEPHQRPLEFDAAKPYVIMVVGVNGVGKTTTIGKLAKMITTSGKTVIMGAADTFRAAADEQLTIWAERVGADIVRQKAGSDPAAVAFDSVQAAVNRSVDVVIVDTAGRLHTKHNLMEELKKVKRVMAKVQPEEPHEVLLILDANTGQNAISQAKSFHESLGLTGIILTKLDGTAKGGCIVGICDELAVPVRYIGIGERMDDLRPFEARDFVEALFETAED, encoded by the coding sequence CTGTTGATCGGCCTGTGGATCGTTATCCGCCTGGTGCGGCATCGCCGTGCCGCCGCGCCGGAGGCGGTTGCCGCGGCTGAAAAGGCGGTTGTCGCCGAACCGGAGGAAATCGAGGAGTCGGAAGAACCGGAACTCAGCGACGCCGAAATCGAAGCGGAACTGTTGGCCGAGGAAGAAGCGCCCGGCGAGGCGGCCGTCGAGGAAGTCGCCGCGGAACCGGAGCGTGAACCGCAACCGGTGGCCGGCCCGAAAAAGGCCGAATCCATTGAAGACGTGGCGGATGCGGTCGAGGAAGAGCTGGAAATCGTCCTGGATTCGGACGGTGAAATCGAGGCCATCGATGCGTTCGAATCCGCCGGCGCGGCCGCCGAGGAAATCGAGGAAATCGAGGTAGTCCCGGTTCCGGCCAAACGGAAAAAGGGCGTCGAAGAGGAACCCGAACCCAAGCTCAGCCTGTTCGCCCGGTTGCGCCGCGGGTTGTCGAAAACCGCCGGCGGCCTGGTCGGCCGGATCGACAAACTGATCAGCGGCCGCAAAATCGACGCCGATTTTTTCGCCGAACTCGAGGAAATTCTCTTCACCGCCGACCTGGGCCCGATGACCGCCGAAAAGCTGCTCACGGCGCTCGAAACGCGGGCGCGCGAGGAAAAGATACAGGATGCCGCCGCGATCCGCGACATTCTCAAGGACGAAATCCGCAAAATCCTGGAACCGCACCAGCGGCCGCTGGAATTCGACGCCGCCAAGCCGTACGTCATCATGGTGGTGGGCGTCAACGGCGTGGGAAAAACCACGACCATCGGCAAGCTGGCCAAGATGATCACCACCAGCGGCAAAACGGTGATCATGGGCGCGGCCGACACCTTCCGCGCGGCGGCCGACGAGCAGTTGACCATCTGGGCCGAGCGCGTCGGCGCCGATATCGTCCGCCAGAAGGCCGGTTCCGACCCGGCGGCGGTGGCGTTCGATTCGGTACAGGCGGCGGTCAACCGGAGCGTCGACGTGGTGATCGTCGACACGGCAGGCCGGTTGCACACCAAGCACAACCTGATGGAAGAGCTGAAAAAGGTGAAGCGCGTGATGGCCAAGGTGCAGCCCGAGGAGCCGCACGAGGTGCTGCTGATTCTCGACGCGAACACCGGCCAGAACGCGATTTCGCAGGCCAAATCCTTCCACGAGTCGCTGGGCCTGACCGGCATCATCCTGACCAAGCTGGACGGCACGGCCAAGGGCGGCTGCATCGTCGGCATTTGCGACGAATTGGCCGTTCCGGTACGATATATCGGCATCGGCGAACGGATGGACGACCTGCGGCCGTTCGAGGCGCGCGATTTCGTCGAGGCGTTGTTCGAAACCGCGGAGGATTGA
- a CDS encoding 16S rRNA (uracil(1498)-N(3))-methyltransferase, with product MPAGTDPRLSRHPAAPLETGPLLLSGPVAHHLNRVLRVRPGEKIRLFDGQGREAEAVVVSRDGDRVRVEVGEVRTVRRESPLPLTLAFALSKGEKPEWIAQKSVELGVAALVVFAARRSVVHWSADAVEHKLRRLREVVRGACAQCGRTVEPSLRYADSCGAAIALTADRPLRLALDATAARPLAAFLPLDRVLPVCLLSGPEGGLAADELEELTAGGWRTARLGPRILRAETAALAAVALVQGLAGDLGAPADGELQ from the coding sequence GTGCCTGCTGGAACTGATCCGCGCCTGAGCCGCCACCCGGCCGCGCCTCTGGAAACCGGCCCGCTGTTGCTGTCCGGCCCGGTGGCGCATCATCTGAACCGCGTCTTGCGGGTCCGCCCCGGCGAAAAAATCCGCCTCTTCGACGGGCAAGGCCGCGAGGCCGAGGCGGTCGTCGTTTCGCGCGACGGCGACCGGGTGCGGGTCGAGGTCGGCGAGGTGCGGACGGTCCGGCGGGAATCGCCGTTGCCGTTGACGCTCGCTTTCGCGCTGTCGAAGGGCGAAAAACCGGAATGGATCGCCCAAAAATCCGTCGAGTTGGGCGTTGCGGCGCTGGTCGTCTTCGCCGCCCGCCGTTCGGTGGTTCATTGGTCGGCGGACGCGGTCGAGCACAAGCTGCGCCGCCTGCGCGAGGTCGTGCGCGGGGCCTGCGCGCAATGCGGCCGCACGGTCGAACCTTCCTTGCGATATGCCGACTCTTGCGGCGCGGCGATCGCCTTGACGGCGGACCGTCCGCTGCGCCTCGCCCTCGATGCCACCGCCGCCCGACCCCTGGCGGCCTTCTTGCCGCTCGACCGGGTTTTACCCGTCTGCCTGTTAAGCGGGCCGGAAGGCGGACTCGCGGCCGACGAACTCGAGGAACTGACCGCGGGCGGCTGGCGGACCGCGCGCCTGGGGCCGCGCATTTTACGCGCCGAAACCGCCGCCCTCGCCGCCGTCGCCCTAGTCCAGGGCCTCGCGGGCGACCTGGGAGCGCCGGCGGATGGCGAATTGCAGTAG
- a CDS encoding NAD(P)H-binding protein: MPSSSTETAFIAGATGYTGREVVRRLAARGISAIAHVRPDSDRLTEWRERFAALGATVDETPWNETAMTATLARRRPTVIFALLGTTRARMKNLKSRGVDPQTGSYDAVDYGLTALLLRAAKTAGITPRFVYLSAIGVGPKARGGYYQARWRLETELQASGLPFVIARPAFISGPDREESRPSERAGATIFDGLLTAAGAVGLKKLQNKFSSLSGSELAAALVNLALAPDAANRVFEADALRQASADK; the protein is encoded by the coding sequence GTGCCGTCATCGTCGACCGAAACCGCTTTTATCGCCGGCGCTACCGGCTATACCGGGCGTGAAGTCGTGCGCCGGCTCGCCGCGCGCGGCATTTCCGCGATCGCTCATGTCCGTCCTGATTCCGACCGCCTGACCGAATGGCGCGAACGTTTCGCGGCGCTTGGCGCGACGGTCGACGAAACCCCCTGGAACGAAACCGCCATGACCGCGACCCTGGCGCGGCGGCGGCCGACCGTCATTTTCGCCCTGCTGGGCACCACCCGCGCCCGCATGAAGAACCTGAAAAGCCGCGGGGTCGATCCGCAAACCGGCAGCTACGACGCCGTCGATTACGGGCTGACCGCCCTTTTGCTGCGCGCCGCCAAAACCGCGGGAATCACCCCGCGCTTCGTTTATCTCTCGGCGATCGGCGTCGGACCCAAGGCGCGCGGCGGCTATTACCAGGCGCGCTGGCGGCTGGAAACCGAATTGCAGGCCAGCGGATTGCCGTTCGTCATCGCGCGGCCGGCGTTCATCAGCGGCCCGGATCGCGAGGAGTCCCGGCCGTCGGAACGGGCCGGCGCCACGATCTTCGACGGCCTGTTGACCGCGGCCGGCGCCGTGGGCTTGAAAAAGTTGCAAAACAAATTTTCCTCGCTCTCCGGCTCTGAACTGGCCGCGGCGCTGGTGAATCTGGCGCTGGCGCCCGATGCCGCGAATCGCGTTTTCGAGGCCGATGCGCTGCGTCAGGCGAGCGCTGACAAGTAA
- a CDS encoding anion transporter, whose protein sequence is MNFVIYGIFILTYLLIASRRLRALPIGRPAGALLGAVLMIAVGALSPQESYAAVNHDTIVLLFGMMLLTVYLERVGFFDWIAQWILGSFGTPWQLLWATAATSALLSAFLVNDAVCLFYTPVLLAVCRKSRLPLGPYLIALATSANIGSAATLVGNPQNMIIGSLSGMHFVAFLAYSAPAAVLGLLINIGLLRLYYARRLPATLANETPPVKINRRRLAIVMGVAAAVIAGFFAGFHLGYTAVAGALVLMIYERRDSREVFSRVDWPLLVFFCGLFIVVAGLAKTGLMERIWPAAAPHLALNNAGGLAWFSLLMTLGSNLVSNVPMVLLTGPYLGNLGATSLGWVLLAFTTTIAGNLTLIGSVANIIVAEQAKDVYHLGFWEYLRFGAVSTLLVLAAGVSVIYLLLG, encoded by the coding sequence ATGAATTTCGTCATCTACGGCATCTTCATCCTGACCTACCTGCTGATCGCCTCGCGACGGCTTCGGGCGCTGCCCATCGGCCGGCCGGCCGGCGCGCTGTTGGGCGCGGTGCTGATGATCGCGGTCGGGGCGCTGTCGCCGCAGGAAAGCTACGCGGCGGTCAACCACGATACGATCGTGCTGCTCTTCGGGATGATGCTGCTGACGGTCTACCTGGAACGGGTCGGCTTTTTCGATTGGATCGCCCAATGGATTCTCGGGTCGTTCGGCACTCCCTGGCAATTGCTGTGGGCGACGGCCGCGACCTCCGCTTTGCTGTCGGCCTTTCTGGTCAACGACGCCGTCTGCCTGTTTTATACGCCGGTCCTGCTGGCGGTTTGCCGGAAATCGCGACTGCCGCTCGGGCCGTACCTGATCGCGCTGGCGACCTCGGCCAACATCGGCAGCGCCGCGACGCTCGTCGGCAACCCGCAAAACATGATCATCGGCAGCCTGAGCGGCATGCACTTCGTCGCTTTTCTGGCTTATTCCGCGCCGGCGGCCGTGCTGGGACTGCTCATCAACATCGGGCTGCTGCGCCTTTATTACGCGCGCCGCCTGCCCGCGACGCTGGCGAACGAAACGCCGCCGGTAAAGATCAACCGCCGCCGGCTGGCCATTGTGATGGGGGTGGCCGCGGCGGTGATCGCCGGATTTTTCGCCGGGTTCCATCTGGGCTACACCGCCGTGGCGGGGGCGCTGGTGCTGATGATTTACGAACGACGCGATTCGCGCGAGGTTTTTTCCCGCGTCGATTGGCCGTTGCTGGTGTTTTTCTGCGGCTTGTTCATCGTCGTGGCCGGCCTGGCGAAAACCGGGCTCATGGAGCGAATCTGGCCGGCGGCGGCGCCGCACCTGGCTCTCAACAACGCCGGCGGCCTGGCCTGGTTCAGCCTACTGATGACCCTTGGGTCCAACCTGGTCTCGAACGTGCCGATGGTGCTATTGACCGGCCCTTACTTGGGCAACCTGGGCGCCACGTCGCTGGGCTGGGTGCTCTTGGCCTTCACGACCACGATCGCCGGCAACCTGACGCTGATCGGTTCGGTGGCGAACATCATCGTCGCCGAACAGGCCAAGGACGTTTACCACCTCGGTTTTTGGGAATATTTGCGGTTCGGCGCGGTCTCGACGCTGCTGGTGCTCGCCGCCGGGGTGTCGGTGATCTATCTGTTGTTGGGGTAA